The Drosophila teissieri strain GT53w chromosome X, Prin_Dtei_1.1, whole genome shotgun sequence genome has a segment encoding these proteins:
- the LOC122623405 gene encoding paraplegin, which yields MLKGLRHVRNALHRGGSQLAQIRSATGQPPRIGRELSLLQLSRRQVMQLQAEYKAIVGLIARSLQLTPKEVRLMHLRSLSSAAKPPTGADGKTEKNGQADKGSAKTEDDSSKEKKSVAAADDGDKSSRAPGEDAARTASNPSPSSSTGEPGDDPNKNSNENDEKMRSVLTKAVLWLFTIYMFVAFFSLLITPRSERPEGSTRYVSWNEFVHHMLAVGEVKELIIRPDMEMVTIILHEGAVIKGRKVSSTIFHMAVADANKFEEKLRDVEKRLGIKDGVPVTYDRQTDTTGRILMLLLVCALLMSIATRMKSMKSPLSMDSFNQMGRAKFTLVDPFDGGRGVLFRDVAGLSEAKQEVKEFVDYLKSPEKYQRLGAKVPRGALLLGPPGCGKTLLAKAVATEAQVPFLSMNGSEFIEMIGGLGAARVRDLFKEGKKRAPCIIYIDEIDAIGRQRSGTESMGQGSSGESEQTLNQLLVEMDGMATKEGVLMLASTNRADILDKALLRPGRFDRHILIDLPTLAERKEIFEKHLSSVKLESSPTTFSQRLARLTPGFSGADIANVCNEAALHAARNTQKEVSSKNLEYAVERLVGGTEKRSHALSLAERKVIAYHESGHALVGWMLPNSDILLKVTIVPRTSLALGFAQYTPSEQHLYSKEELFDKMCMALGGRAAENLVFNRITTGAQNDLEKVTKIAYSQIKKFGMNDTLGPIYVRDADETEGGGAMGSGGKKPFSRAMESMIDNEARHVVASAYQTTEGILTAHRDKLEKLAEALLEKETLDYDQVVQLIGPPPYDLGKRQVESVEFEQSLKNLGTDTDATKA from the exons ATGTTGAAGGGCCTGCGGCATGTGCGGAATGCGCTGCACCGCGGTGGCTCCCAGTTGGCCCAGATCCGCAGTGCCACAGGACAGCCCCCAAGGATTGGGCGGGAGCTGTCGCTCCTCCAACTTAGCCGGCGGCAG GTGATGCAGCTGCAGGCGGAGTACAAGGCGATTGTGGGCCTAATAGCTCGCTCCCTGCAGCTGACCCCCAAGGAGGTGCGACTGATGCACCTGCGCAGCCTGAGCAGCGCCGCAAAACCTCCTACTGGCGCGGATGGCAAGACGGAAAAGAATGGACAGGCGGACAAGGGCAGTGCCAAGACTGAAGATGATTCGTCCAAGGAGAAGAAGTCAGTTGCCGCGGCGGATGATGGGGATAAGAGCAGCAGGGCACCAGGAGAGGATGCCGCCAGGACCGCCAGTAATCCCAGTCCTAGCAGTTCCACTGGTGAGCCCGGCGACGATcccaacaaaaacagcaacgaGAATGACGAGAAGATGCGTTCTGTACTGACCAAGGCCGTACTGTGGCTCTTTACCATCTACATGTTTGTGGCCTTCTTTTCCCTGCTAATTACACCGCGTTCCGAGAGACCAGAG GGTTCCACGCGCTATGTGTCATGGAACGAGTTCGTGCACCACATGCTGGCCGTGGGTGAGGTCAAGGAGCTGATCATAAGACCAGACATGGAGATGGTGACCATCATTCTGCACGAAGGAGCCGTCATTAAGGGTCGGAAGGTGTCTTCCACCATCTTTCACATGGCGGTGGCTGATGCCAACAAGTTCGAGGAGAAGCTGCGTGATGTCGAGAAGCGCTTGGGCATCAAGGATGGTGTGCCGGTCACTTACGACCGGCAGACGGACACCACCGGTCGTATTCTCATGCTGCTGCTCGTCTGCGCCCTGCTTATGTCCATTGCCACACGCATGAAGAGTATGAAGAGTCCGCTAAGCATGGATTCATTT AACCAAATGGGCCGTGCCAAATTTACGCTGGTCGATCCCTTCGATGGCGGTCGCGGTGTGCTCTTCCGGGACGTGGCCGGTCTCAGCGAGGCGAAACAGGAGGTGAAGGAATTTGTGGATTACCTCAAGTCGCCGGAGAAGTACCAGCGGCTAGGCGCCAAGGTGCCGCGAGGAGCTCTGCTCCTAGGTCCACCGGGATGCGGCAAGACGCTACTGGCCAAGGCGGTCGCCACCGAGGCCCAGGTACCGTTCCTCAGCATGAACGGCTCCGAGTTCATCGAAATGATTGGTGGCCTGGGGGCTGCACGAGTGCGTGATCTGTTCAAGGAGGGCAAGAAGCGGGCGCCATGCATCATTTACATCGATGAGATAGACGCCATCGGTCGTCAACGTTCGGGAACGGAAAGCATGGGACAGGGCAGCTCTGGCGAATCGGAGCAGACGCTCAACCAGCTGCTGGTCGAGATGGACGGCATGGCCACCAAGGAGGGCGTGCTGATGTTGGCCAGTACGAATCGAGCTGATATCCTAGACAAG GCCCTACTGCGACCCGGTCGCTTTGATCGCCACATTCTCATCGATTTGCCCACGCTGGCGGAGCGCAAGGAGATCTTTGAGAAGCATCTATCTTCGGTCAAACTGGAGTCGTCGCCCACGACCTTCTCACAGCGCTTGGCCCGCCTGACACCCGGTTTTTCGGGGGCAGACATCGCCAACGTGTGCAATGAGGCCGCCCTGCATGCGGCGCGTAACACACAGAAGGAGGTCAGCAGCAAGAACCTTGAGTACGCCGTAGAGCGTCTAGTTG GCGGCACTGAGAAGCGTTCGCATGCCCTGTCGCTGGCGGAGCGCAAGGTAATCGCCTACCACGAATCGGGACACGCCCTGGTCGGCTGGATGCTGCCCAACTCGGACATCCTGCTCAAGGTGACCATCGTGCCGCGCACCAGTCTGGCGCTGGGCTTTGCCCAATACACGCCAAGCGAACAGCATTTGTACAGCAAGGAGGAGCTGTTCGACAAGATGTGCATGGCTCTCGGCGGCCGAGCTGCCGAGAATCTAGTCTTCAACCGCATAACGACGGGCGCCCAGAACGACCTGGAGAAGGTGACCAAGATTGCGTACTCGCAGATCAAGAAGTTCGGCATGAACGACACCCTGGGTCCCATCTACGTGCGGGACGCGGATGAGACGGAGGGCGGCGGTGCGATGGGCAGCGGTGGCAAGAAGCCCTTCTCGCGGGCCATGGAGAGCATGATCGACAACGAGGCGCGACATGTGGTGGCCAGCGCCTACCAGACCACCGAGGGCATACTCACTGCGCATCGCGACAAGCTGGAGAAG CTGGCTGAGGCTCTGCTGGAAAAGGAAACGCTGGACTACGACCAGGTGGTGCAGCTGATTGGACCCCCGCCATACGATCTGGGCAAGCGGCAAGTGGAGAGCGTGGAGTTTGAGCAGTCACTGAAGAACCTGGGCACCGACACGGACGCCACAAAAGCCTGA